A genomic segment from Nicotiana tabacum cultivar K326 chromosome 7, ASM71507v2, whole genome shotgun sequence encodes:
- the LOC142162192 gene encoding uncharacterized protein LOC142162192, whose amino-acid sequence MQRKMQNEEGDSDCVYSDDLKSLNSDCDSENEDCDFPKHNPKTNALNHKIVLGMIFGNKKEFKKAMIANQATIEKSIEWIKDDRERARAKCRKPGSCKSGFKAGCRKIVGVDGCWLKEQYLWTFMSDKQKGFLEAFEIVLPDVSHRFCVRHLHTNFKRAGYNGMALKNALWKAASATTIDSEWSRSHFSSLPKCDILLNNLCEVFNKFILDARDKPILKLLETIRHLLMARINSNREKAEKWNLGDICPTIKKALAKTMKDAASYIPKKSNTWNYEVIGPMEGDTWVVDLYNKTCGRKKWELSGIPCKHAISAIWLKKDEVLDYVDDCYKCLTFNLSNASP is encoded by the exons ATGCAAAGAAAGATGCAGAATGAGGAAGGTGACTCGGATTGTGTATATTCTGATGATTTAAAAAGTTTGAATAGTGACTGCGATTCTGAAAATGAAGATTGTGACTTCCCCAAACACAACCCAAAAACTAATGCTCTGAATCACAAAATAGTGTTGGGAATGATATTTggtaacaaaaaagagtttaagaAAGCTATGATTGCAAATCAAGCCACAATAGAAAAGTCAATCGAGTGGATTAAAGATGACCGAGAAAGAGCTAGGGCTAAATGCAGAAAGCCTGGAT CTTGTAAATCTGGTTTCAAGGCTGGTTGTAGGAAAATTGTTGGGGTCGATGGGTGTTGGCTTAAGG AGCAATACTTGTGGACTTTTATGTCAGATAAACAAAAAGGATTCCTTGAAGCTTTTGAAATAGTGTTGCCCGATGTTTCTCATAGATTTTGTGTGCGACATTTGCATACCAATTTCAAGAGAGCTGGGTATAATGGCATGGCTTTAAAAAATGCTCTTTGGAAGGCAGCTTCAGCAACAACTATTGACAG TGAATGGTCAAGATCACATTTCTCTTCGCTTCCCAAGTGTGATATTCTGTTGAATAACTTGTGTGAGGTATTTAATAAGTTTATTCTTGATGCGAGAGATAAACCAATTCTAAAACTTTTAGAGACCATTAGGCACTTGCTCATGGCCAGAATTAATTCAAATAGAGAGAAAGCTGAAAAATGGAATTTGGGGgacatatgtcctactatcaagAAGGCGTTGGCCAAAACTATGAAGGATGCTGCTAGTTATATTCCTAAAAAGTCAAACACATGGAATTATGAAGTCATTGGACCTATGGAAGGTGACACATGGGTTGTTGACTTATATAACAAAACATGCGGCCGTAAGAAATGGGAACTTTCAGGAATTCCTTGTAAGCATGCTATATCAGCTATTTGGTTGAAAAAGGATGAGGTTCTAGACTATGTTGATGATTGCTACAAG TGTTTAACTTTTAACCTGTCGAACGCCAGTCCATAA
- the LOC107778699 gene encoding uncharacterized protein LOC107778699, which yields MNPSNPNPDSTHSSDLPDSPDMQVDLPTHTPQKSSFLQTLLTNSPHDLLPPHIQPTPLDLDLIDESDNPDESADFIPLSADDKARLYSSWKFSIIIKLFGKSIGHQLLKAKLQSLWKPTELLHLIDLGSAFFLIKFTQKNNMLHALHDGPWFILGHFLSVRRWEPKFVASTAQLTYSAIWARLPELPTEYYDLTILQKVGNKLEQLLKIDTCTSSVVRGRYARISIEVPLEKPLKIHIYIDSHKRVILYEGLNILCIKCGCFGHNARVCPNHVLSITLDNPTTSSTSHTTDSSPKSTQPPTTDSPWKIVKFPRRTKKHTTIIDKTPVADQ from the coding sequence ATGAATCCGTCAAACCCAAACCCAGATTCCACGCACTCTTCAGATCTCCCAGATTCACCAGACATGCAAGTAGATCTGCCAACTCACACTCCACAAAAATCCTCCTTTCTCCAAACCTTACTCACAAATTCACCACATGATTTGTTACCCCCTCACATTCAACCCACCCCACTTGATCTCGACTTGATCGATGAATCAGACAACCCAGATGAATCAGCTGATTTCATCCCACTCTCTGCGGATGACAAGGCTAGGCTATATTCCTCTTGGAAATTCTCCATTATCATTAAGCTATTTGGAAAGTCCATTGGGCATCAGTTGCTAAAAGCTAAATTACAATCTCTGTGGAAACCAACTGAACTATTGCATCTGATTGATCTAGGCTCTGCTTTTTTTCTCATTAAATTCACACAGAAAAACAACATGCTGCATGCTTTACACGATGGACCATGGTTTATCCTGGGCCACTTTTTATCTGTGCGTCGATGGGAGCCTAAATTTGTCGCATCAACTGCTCAACTTACGTACTCTGCTATATGGGCTCGACTGCCAGAATTGCCCACTGAATATTATGATCTAACAATTCTACAAAAAGTTGGCAATAAATTGGAGCAATTATTAAAAATAGATACTTGTACCTCCTCTGTTGTCAGAGGACGATATGCCCGAATTTCTATTGAAGTCCCACTCGAAAAGCCTTTGAAAATCCATATTTATATAGACAGCCACAAACGAGTTATTCTCTATGAGGGATTAAATATACTCTGCATTAAATGTGGGTGCTTTGGCCACAATGCACGAGTTTGTCCCAACCACGTTCTCAGTATTACACTAGATAATCCTACTACCTCTTCCACCTCCCACACCACAGATTCTTCGCCCAAATCCACCCAACCACCCACAACAGATTCGCCATGGAAAATAGTGAAATTCCCTCGAAGAACAAAAAAACACACCACAATCATAGACAAAACACCGGTAGCTGATCAATAA